A window of Ictidomys tridecemlineatus isolate mIctTri1 chromosome 15, mIctTri1.hap1, whole genome shotgun sequence contains these coding sequences:
- the B9d2 gene encoding B9 domain-containing protein 2 codes for MAEVHVIGQIVGATGFSESSLFCKWGIHTGAAWKLLSGVREGQTQVDTPQVGDMAYWSHPIDLHFATKGLQGWPRLHLQVWSQDSFGRCQLAGYGFCHVPSSPGTHHLECPTWRPLGSWREQLARAFVGGGPQLLHADTIYSGADRYRLHTAAGGTVHLEIGLLLRHFDRYGVEC; via the exons ATGGCTGAGGTGCACGTGATTGGGCAGATCGTGGGGGCCACCGGTTTCTCTGAAAGTAGCCTCTTCTGCAAGTGGGGCATCCACACAG GGGCGGCATGGAAGCTTCTGTCAGGTGTACGGGAAGGCCAAACACAGGTGGACACCCCTCAGGTAGGGGACATGGCTTATTGGTCTCACCCCATAGACCTGCACTTCGCTACCAAAGGTCTCCAAG GTTGGCCTCGACTCCATCTCCAGGTGTGGTCCCAGGACAGCTTTGGCCGCTGCCAGCTCGCAGGCTATGGCTTTTGCCATGTGCCCAGCAGCCCAGGCACCCACCATCTGGAATGCCCCACTTGGCGACCCCTGGGCAGCTGGAGAGAGCAGCTGGCGAGGGCTTTTGTGGGTGGTGGGCCACAGCTGCTACATGCAGACACTATCTACAGTGGGGCTGACCGGTATCGCCTGCACACAGCTGCGGGTGGCACTGTGCACCTTGAGATTGGCCTGCTACTGCGCCACTTTGACCGCTATGGAGTGGAGTGCTGA